From Vreelandella neptunia, the proteins below share one genomic window:
- a CDS encoding L-threonylcarbamoyladenylate synthase, with product MSQYFQIHPENPQKRLIDQAIAIIRKGGVVAYPTDSGYALGCHLGEKKAIEKIKWIRSLDDKHNFTLVCSDLSEIGTYAKVDNDVFRLLKAHTPGPYTYILDATSEVPRLLLHPKRRSIGVRVPDHRITHALLAALGEPLMSVTLIPVGDDLPMNDPEEIRERFGAHLDAIIDGGACHLDPTSVIDLRELPPKIIREGRGDISPFVV from the coding sequence ATGAGTCAATATTTTCAGATTCACCCGGAAAACCCCCAGAAACGCCTCATCGACCAGGCGATTGCGATCATTCGTAAAGGCGGTGTGGTCGCGTACCCCACCGATTCTGGCTATGCCCTTGGCTGCCACCTGGGTGAGAAAAAAGCCATTGAGAAGATTAAGTGGATACGTTCGCTGGACGACAAGCACAACTTCACCCTGGTGTGCTCAGATCTTTCGGAAATTGGCACCTACGCCAAGGTGGATAACGATGTGTTCCGGTTGCTGAAAGCCCATACCCCAGGCCCTTACACCTATATTCTGGATGCTACATCAGAAGTACCGCGCCTGCTGCTGCATCCCAAGCGTCGCTCCATTGGCGTGCGTGTACCGGATCATCGCATTACCCACGCGTTACTGGCCGCCTTAGGCGAGCCGTTGATGAGCGTAACGTTGATTCCGGTAGGCGATGACCTGCCCATGAACGATCCGGAAGAGATCCGCGAACGTTTTGGCGCCCACCTGGATGCGATTATCGACGGCGGCGCCTGCCATTTAGACCCCACCAGCGTCATCGACCTGCGCGAACTGCCGCCGAAAATCATCCGCGAAGGGCGCGGCGATATCTCTCCTTTCGTCGTTTAA